One window of Papaver somniferum cultivar HN1 chromosome 9, ASM357369v1, whole genome shotgun sequence genomic DNA carries:
- the LOC113312536 gene encoding uncharacterized protein LOC113312536 — MWFRSLRNTVAQIRYSNGYSSRIKISSFLLTVNPSPFLTKVSSISFSSSVIVVNTSQFHNPSSNFSSIVASYPINSVGLSESEAISASKKVHFETTSKPDSVLSLLESYGFTKPYISKLITRAPSILSSEPEISLKTQFDYFNSKGLSGIDLAKVISSEPRILRASLTTQIIPVFDILRNIVHCDENVVLILRRHSWILSDKRCIKNMTLNIELLRNEGVPQSNISNFLISRPRALTMNTSKYKESVEEIKDMGFEPYKTTYLLAIHVINGLSKSNRESRVAVYRRFGWSEEQIHNAFRYHPVCMMTSEKKITSVMDYLVNQMGYSSSYIAQYPSIFCYSLEKRIIPRCSVYKTLTSKGLVKNQFSLISLLALCEKSFSMKFVKEYAQKVPQLSEVYKGQFNSQNLLISSSSKRLSEGVK, encoded by the coding sequence ATGTGGTTTCGCTCTCTTCGAAATACAGTAGCTCAGATCAGGTACTCTAATGGGTATTCTTCAAGAATCAAaatttcatcttttcttcttactGTAAATCCATCTCCTTTTCTTACCAAGGTTAGTTCTATATCCTTCTCTTCCTCTGTAATTGTTGTTAACACCTCCCAATTTCACAACCCATCTtctaatttttcttctattgtAGCATCATACCCAATAAATTCAGTTGGATTATCAGAAAGTGAAGCTATTTCTGCTTCCAAGAAAGTTCATTTCGAAACAACATCAAAACCAGACTCAGTTCTTAGCCTACTTGAAAGCTATGGATTCACTAAGCCCTACATTTCAAAACTCATCACCAGAGCACCATCCATACTCTCATCTGAACCAGAGATATCCCTTAAAACCCAATTTGATTATTTCAACTCTAAAGGGCTTTCTGGAATTGACCTCGCCAAGGTCATCTCTAGTGAACCGCGGATTCTTAGAGCGAGCTTAACAACCCAAATAATCCCAGTATTTGATATCCTCAGGAATATTGTTCACTGTGATGAGAATGTAGTTCTTATCCTCAGACGCCACTCATGGATTCTTTCCGACAAGCGATGTATAAAAAACATGACGCTCAACATTGAGCTTTTGAGAAATGAAGGTGTCCCTCAATCCAATATTTCTAATTTTCTTATCTCCCGACCAAGAGCACTTACGATGAACactagtaaatacaaggagagTGTAGAAGAGATTAAGGATATGGGATTCGAGCCCTATAAAACTACGTATCTTTTAGCTATTCATGTAATCAATGGGTTGAGTAAATCGAATAGGGAGTCAAGGGTGGCTGTTTACAGGAGATTCGGTTGGTCTGAAGAACAAATTCATAATGCATTTAGGTACCATCCTGTGTGTATGAtgacttctgagaaaaagataaCCTCGGTAATGGATTACCTTGTGAATCAAATGGGTTACAGTTCGTCTTATATTGCCCAATACCCCAGTATTTTTTGTTATAGCTTGGAGAAGAGAATTATACCTAGGTGTTCGGTTTACAAAACTTTAACTTCCAAAGGACTGGTTAAGAATCAATTTTCCTTAATTTCACTTTTGGCACTCTGTGAGAAGTCTTTCTCAATGAAGTTTGTGAAAGAGTATGCTCAAAAAGTTCCACAGCTGTCGGAGGTCTACAAAGGTCAGTTTAATTCTCAAAATCTGCTTATCAGTAGTTCTTCTAAAAGATTGTCAGAGGGAGTTAAATAG
- the LOC113312537 gene encoding uncharacterized protein LOC113312537: MVNKGFSLASKCCVCKQDQDNMTHLLWKCKFSKSIWTWLGNIFHFPNPFSFDDIIKFAKHKIPIVKEIWLTSAFLTTRELWFQKNNIMFDNDKPNGNNFKRRITNLVQYGGYIMHGTRWGKQYDFDILNAFNLSNRRTKFQSIKECYWTNLKIDYVLFCCDGAAVGNPCMEGFGIIARSNSCEVIRTVSGGLGISTNYIAETLAIIWAIEWAGKLQCYKIIIRSDSKTVVEDFIRGEVPWCFESRWIKAFKALTGIHYPLLQGDQFHS, encoded by the coding sequence ATGGTTAACAAGGGTTTCTCACTAGCTTCCAAGTGCTGTGTTTGTAAGCAGGATCAAGACAATATGACTCACTTGCTCTGGAAATGCAAATTCAGTAAAAGCATATGGACATGGTTAGGTAACATTTTTCACTTTCCTAATCCATTTTCTTTTGATGATATTATAAAGTTTGCAAAACACAAAATCCCAATTGTTAAGGAAATATGGCTAACATCTGCCTTTTTAACAACGAGAGAGCTTTGGTTTCAGAAGAATAACATTATGTTTGACAATGACAAGCCAAATGGGAATAATTTTAAGAGAAGAATCACGAATTTAGTTCAATATGGGGGATACATAATGCATGGTACTAGATGGGGGAAacaatatgattttgatattcttAATGCTTTCAATCTAAGTAATAGAAGAACTAAATTTCAATCAATTAAGGAATGCTACTGGACAAATCTAAAGATTGATTATGTATTGTTCTGCTGTGATGGAGCTGCAGTTGGGAATCCATGTATGGAAGGATTTGGTATAATAGCAAGAAGCAACAGTTGTGAGGTTATAAGGACTGTATCTGGAGGTTTAGGCATATCCACTAATTATATTGCAGAAACTCTTGCAATTATATGGGCCATTGAATGGGCAGGTAAGCTTCAGTGTTACAAAATCATCATCAGGTCTGACTCTAAAACTGTTGTGGAAGATTTTATAAGAGGAGAAGTACCCTGGTGTTTCGAATCAAGATGGATTAAAGCTTTCAAAGCATTAACTGGAATTCACTATCCACTGCTACAGGGAGATCAATTTCACAGCTGA
- the LOC113312538 gene encoding uncharacterized protein LOC113312538: MRNRTRASNPTLASIVVIPNQNDTSEPDYSKLCPPITKLGDLPSIDLSNCSLNTHSLVDPYRCYNVPADATSSNDNVRNNFFHEAASLNLGSTQETNQIAGSNNSSLDGGSASTTQVNSNLSPLIIDPINVAINSTSFHVNNVNVLGWNIRGLGKKTDNKELSLLYRNLNPDIIFLSETKRNKELAARRLKIFGYPCTFNVPSIGRSGGFLCHLHFIYGEPNSSLIQAFWESQCQLPPLPVDEPVFFIGDFNALLGSEDKNGGLEVDESDFLNLRNFYDTLDLHDPGFSGPRFTWSNMQQGPDLILERLDRCLINSTVEILFPKLCINNFPRDSSNHCPMHIGFNYEYICMPRPFHFMAMWIEDPTCRDIIANFWSVNVVGSPAYKLKDKLLNTKKGLRDWNKSSFGNIQNNISTTRKELVDSQTYSPTDCRVTSRLKARLEYLYNMEELYWKDKSREVWLLEGDKNSPYFHRVTLFRRKRKVISWIKNAAGTILTYKHSIENDNSILNSPLSEEEIKNVVIQMGGKKAPGPNGFTGLFYQKYWDIVGEVVVDMTQTCFRSGNVAKSFNHTNITLIPKVSLAELVSQYRPIGLCNFIYKIVSKTLDNRLNPFMNHIISQNQSAFVPKRSIFDNILLANEAIYAVNRHKKDIGIAAIKLDMSKAYDKLEWSFLEKVLIKIGLSNHWVKLIHQCISTVSYFVLLNGSPDGLINPERGLRQGDPLSPYLYIICSEALSSYIDVLTRKGLVEGIKVCKNASAMTHLLFADDSLLFSKATIEDFQIIKYSLISWILVIGTLEKNIWGTPTAFKALKIQTHMGILQAVDARISIWLHKLLSQAARTTLIKHIGQAIPLCQMSAFLIPKHRCRKMDSHLCKKAELNNLAMLARNAWKIIENPDFLLPSTLKARYFPRTDFLNVKCPANCSWTWKCLHKPFISWIVGDGQFIDHWCDKWIPSLGFVVPNPLVPPDPTIKVSYFISPITRSWDVDRLNTHFDDTSTKKIVTIPLSQGLRPSPCSALWKHIWKINVPYRIQVFTWKAAKNALPARTVLHTRMPMNPVDCDRYIDPSESIMHALVLCPFASCVWFLSSFCINTQAFSSKTFIDWMLFWNNLVFKNNKETYIAVLMRARAMLLTRKTSAFVSPLGPVSISDRWMPPHTIWIKCNIDGAYDVIFGKNGAGFVMWDFSKTASFCASIVFQMKSAEQAEARAIWAALKKVVEKKLTHLIIESDAQSLINQFSAGLFDGNSKTDVIFKDIQFFSSSLVACLFNFQPRTCNSVAHELALWDKTNNSAMYWSVSLIWLTLFVEGDH; the protein is encoded by the exons ATGAGAAATCGTACCAGAGCTAGTAACCCTACTCTAGCTAGCATTGTGGTTATCCCAAATCAAAATGATACGTCTGAACCCGATTACTCAAAGCTTTGTCCCCCTATTACCAAGTTAGGAGATCTACCTTCCATTGATCTCTCCAATTGTTCTCTCAATACCCATTCTCTGGTTGACCCCTATCGTTGTTATAATGTTCCTGCTGATGCTACCTCAAGCAATGACAATGTCCGCAATAATTTCTTTCATGAGGCTGCTTCTCTGAATCTCGGTTCTACCCAGGAGACTAATCAAATTGCTGGTTCTAATAACTCTTCTCTTGATGGTGGTTCTGCTTCTACCACTCAGGTAAACTCCAATCTTTCTCCCCTTATTATTGATCCCATTAATGTTGCAATCAATTCCACCTCTTTCCATGTTAATAATGTGAATGTGCTTGGCTGGAATATTAGAGGATTGGGTAAAAAGACGGATAATAAAGAGCTTAGCCTTCTCTATAGAAATCTTAATCCTGATATCATCTTCTTATCGGAAACTAAAAGGAATAAGGAATTGGCAGCTAGAAGACTGAAAATCTTTGGTTATCCATGTACCTTCAATGTCCCAAGTATTGGTAGAAGTGGTGGTTTT CTTTGTCACTTACACTTCATATATGGTGAACCAAATAGTAGTCTTATACAAGCCTTCTGGGAAAGTCAATGCCAGTTACCTCCTTTACCTGTAGATGAACCTGTTTTCTTCATAGGCGATTTTAATGCTCTCCTAGGATCTGAGGATAAAAATGGTGGTCTAGAAGTGGATGAATCTGATTTTCTTAACCTTAGAAATTTTTATGATACACTTGATTTGCATGATCCTGGGTTCTCTGGACCTAGGTTCACTTGGTCTAATATGCAGCAAGGTCCTGATCTTATTCTTGAACGTCTTGATAGATGTCTTATTAATTCTACTGTTGAAATCTTGTTCCCTAAGTTGTGTATCAATAATTTTCCTAGAGATTCTTCTAATCATTGTCCCATGCACATTGGCTTTAATTATGAATATATCTGTATGCCTAGGCCTTTCCACTTTATGGCTATGTGGATAGAAGATCCCACATGTAGAGACATTATAGCCAATTTTTGGTCTGTTAATGTAGTCGGATCTCCTGCCTACAAGCTTAAAGATAAACTTTTAAACACTAAGAAAGGTCTTAGGGATTGGAACAAGTcctcttttggtaatattcaaaataACATTTCTACCACCAGAAAGGAGTTAGTTGACTCTCAGACCTACTCTCCTACAGATTGTAGGGTTACTTCTAGACTTAAAGCTAGATTGGAATATCTTTACAATATGGaagagctttactggaaagatAAATCCAGAGAAGTTTGGCTCTTGGAAGGTGATAAAaattcaccatattttcatagagTCACTCTATTCAGGAGAAAGAGAAAAGTTATTAGTTGGATTAAGAATGCTGCTGGTACTATTCTAACTTATAAACATAGTATTG AAAATGATAATTCCATCTTAAATTCTCCTCTTTCTGAAGAGGAAATAAAGAATGTTGTCATTCAAATGGGAGGAAAAAAGGCCCCTGGCCCTAATGGTTTTACTGgtcttttttatcaaaaatattgGGACATTGTGGGAGAAGTTGTTGTTGATATGACCCAAACCTGTTTTAGATCTGGAAATGTTGCCAAATCTTTCAACCATACCAACATAACTCTCATCCCAAAAGTCTCTCTAGCTGAGTTGGTCTCTCAATATAGACCCATAGGACTTTGTAACTTCATTTACAAGATCGTTTCAAAAACTCTAGATAACAGATTAAATCCCTTCATGAATCATATCATTTCCCAAAACCAAAGTGCCTTTGTTCCTAAAAGGAGCATCTTTGATAACATACTTCTAGCTAATGAGGCCATCTATGCTGTCAATCGCCATAAGAAAGATATTGGCATTGCTgccattaaacttgatatgtctaaggccTATGATAAGCTAGAATGGTCCTTTCTGGAGAAAGTTCTGATAAAAATAGGTCTCTCTAATCATTGGGTTAAACTCATACATCAGTGTATCTCCACTGTTTCttattttgttcttcttaatggtagtcctgATGGCCTAATCAATCCAGAAAGAGGGCTTAGGCAAGGAGACCCTCTGTCCCCCTACCTTTACATTATTTGCTCTGAGGCTCTTTCCTCTTATATTGATGTTCTTACTAGAAAAGGTTTGGTTGAAGGTATAAAGGTGTGCAAAAATGCTTCTGCCATGACACACCTTCTATTTGCTGATGATTCCTTACTCTTTTCTAAAGCTACTATTGAAGACTTCCAGATTATCAAATA CTCTCTAATATCTTGGATATTAGTAATAGGGACCTTGGAGAAAAATATTTGGGGAACTCCTACTGCTTTTAAAGCTTTAAAAATTCAAACCCACATGGGTATTCTCCAGGCTGTTGATGCTAGGATCTCTATCTGGCTTCATAAGCTTCTCTCCCAAGCTGCCAGAACCACCTTAATTAAGCACATTGGTCAGGCCATCCCTCTTTGTCAAATGAGTGCTTTCCTTATTCCGAAACATCGTTGTAGAAAGATGGATTCTCATCTTTGCAA GAAGGCTGAACTCAATAATCTTGCCATGCTTGCTAGGAATGCCTGGAAGATCATTGAAAATCCTGACTTCCTATTACCTTCCACTCTTAAAGCTAGATACTTTCCTAGAACTGATTTTTTAAATGTTAAGTGTCCTGCTAATTGTTCTTGGACCTGGAAGTGTCTGCATAAGCCCTTTATTTCTTGGATTGTTGgagatggtcaatttattgatcattggtgtgataaatggattccTTCTCTAGGATTTGTTGTTCCTAATCCTTTGGTTCCTCCAGATCCAACTATAAAGGTTTCTTACTTTATTAGTCCCATTACTAGATCTTGGGATGTTGATAGATTAAACACCCACTTTGATGATACTTCTACTAAGAAGATTgtcactattcccttaagcca AGGGCTCAGGCCTTCCCCTTGTAGTGCTCTTTGGAAGCATATTTGGAAAATTAATGTGCCCTATAGAATTCAAGTTTTCACTTGGAAAGCTGCTAAAAATGCCTTACCTGCCAGAACTGTTCTTCATACTAGAATGCCTATGAACCCTGTTGATTGTGATAGATATATTGATCCTTCTGAATCTATTATGCATGCTCTTGTCTTGTGTCCTTTTGCTAGTTgtgtttggtttctttcttcCTTCTGTATCAACACTCAGGCCTTTAGTAGTAAAACTTTCATTGACTGGATGTTATTTTG GAATAACCTTGTTtttaaaaataacaaagaaacatATATTGCAGTCCTGATGAGAGCCAGAGCTATGCTTCTAACCAGGAAAACTAGTGCCTTTGTTTCCCCTTTGGGTCCTGTTAGCATAAGTGACAGATGGATGCCCCCACATACTATATGGATTAAATGTAATATTGATGGTGCTTATGATGTAATCTTTGGAAAAAATGGCGCAGGTTTTGTCATGTGGGACTTCTCCAAAACTGCCTCCTTTTGTGCTTCTATAGTTTTTCAAATGAAATCTGCCGAGCAAGCTGAAGCTAGAGCTATTTGGGCAGCCCTAAAAAAAGTTGTGGAGAAAAAGCTTACCCACCTTATTATAGAGAGTGATGCTCAGAGCCTAATCAACCAATTTTCAGCTGGCTTGTTTGATGGGAACTCTAAGACAGATGTTATCTTTAAGGATATccagtttttttcttctagtcTTGTAGCTTGTTTGTTCAATTTCCAACCCCGTACTTGTAATTCTGTGGCTCACGAACTTGCCCTTTGGGATAAAACAAATAATTCTGCCATGTACTGGTCTGTTTCTCTAATCTGGCTTACGCTTTTTGTTGAGggggatcattag